In Phyllostomus discolor isolate MPI-MPIP mPhyDis1 chromosome 3, mPhyDis1.pri.v3, whole genome shotgun sequence, a single genomic region encodes these proteins:
- the LOC114488763 gene encoding olfactory receptor 13C7-like, with protein MERTNWTEIEFILLGLSEYPRVEKVLFVVCLVMYLVILLGNSTLVILTLLDSCLHIPMYFFLGNLSFLDIWYTSSFIPSMLIHFLSKKKTISFTRCVVQMSVSYIMGSTECVLLAVMAYDRFVAICKPLRYPIIMSKALCIQMAALSWVLGFFNSLTETILAIRLPFCGKNVINHFLCEMLAFVKLACTDISLNEITIMLGNVIFVFLPLLLICISYIFILSTVLRINSAEGRKKAFSTCSAHITVVTMFYGTILFIYMNPKSKDSAFNKLAALFYGVVTPMLNPIIYSLRNKEVHGAMRKLMSRHWFWRKG; from the coding sequence atggaaAGGACCAACTGGACAGAGATTGAGTTCATTCTGCTGGGACTCTCTGAGTATCCAAGAGTTGAGAAGGTCCTTTTTGTGGTGTGCTTGGTGATGTACCTGGTGATCCTCCTGGGGAACAGCACCTTGGTCATCCTGACTCTCCTGGATTCCTGCCTCCACAtacccatgtacttcttccttgGTAATCTTTCCTTCCTAGACATTTGGTACACATCCTCGTTTATCCCCTCAATGTTGATACACTTCctgtcaaagaaaaaaaccatCTCCTTCACTAGATGTGTTGTTCAGATGTCTGTCTCCTACATTATGGGGTCCACAGAGTGTGTGCTCCTAGCAGTGATGGCATATGATCGCTTTGTAGCCATTTGCAAGCCTCTGAGATACCCCATCATCATGAGCAAGGCACTGTGCATTCAGATGGCTGCTCTCTCCTGGGTACTGGGCTTTTTCAACTCATTAACAGAAACTATTCTTGCAATACGATTGCCCTTCTGTGGAAAAAATGTCATTAatcattttctttgtgaaatgTTGGCCTTTGTCAAGCTGGCTTGCACAGATATCTCCTTGAATGAGATTACTAtaatgttgggtaatgtaatatTTGTGTTTTTGCCATTGCTGTTGATTTGTATCTCCTACATTTTCATCCTTTCTACTGTACTAAGAATCAactcagcagaaggaaggaaaaaagcctTTTCCACCTGCTCAGCCCACATAACAGTGGTGACTATGTTTTATGGGACAATccttttcatatatatgaatCCAAAATCCAAAGATTCTGCTTTTAACAAACTCGCTGCCCTTTTCTATGGAGTAGTCACCCCCATGCTCAACCCTATCATCTACAGTCTGAGGAATAAGGAGGTGCATGGAGCTATGAGAAAACTGATGAGTAGACACTGGTTCTGGAGGAAAGGATAA
- the LOC114500705 gene encoding olfactory receptor 13F1, with amino-acid sequence MVKTNSTVISNFVFLGFTHYPNVEIVIFVLCLLMYLVTLLGNIILICITILDSRLHTPMYFFLSNLSFLDIWYTSSALTPMLANFVSGKNTISFSGCASQMYFSLAMGSTECVLLSMMAYDRYVAICKPLRYPTIMNKRVCVQIAAGSWVTGCLTSLVETMSVLHLSLCGNNIINHFICEILAVLKLVCVDTSKVQLIMLVVSILLLPMPMLLICISYAFILTNILRITSGEGRSKAFSTCAAHLTVVVLFYGTALSMYLKPSAVNSQEIDKFMALVYAGLTPMLNPIIYSLRNKEVKEAVKKLLIRHPLCTLLIHSSK; translated from the coding sequence ATGGTCAAGACAAACTCAACagtcatttcaaattttgtttttctgggatTTACTCACTACCCCAATGTTGAAATCGTCATATTTGTTCTGTGCTTGCTGATGTACCTGGTCACCTTGTTGGGTAACATCATTCTGATCTGCATCACCATCCTGGATTCCCGCCTACACACACCCATGTATTTCTTCCTCAGCAATCTCTCCTTTCTGGACATCTGGTACACCTCTTCTGCTCTCACTCCAATGCTGGCCAACTTTGTGTCAGGCAAAAACACCATCTCATTCTCAGGATGTGCCTCTCAAATGTACTTCTCTCTTGCCATGGGCTCCACTGAGTGTGTGCTCCTGTCCATGATGGCATATGACCGatatgtggccatctgcaagcccttGAGGTACCCCACCATCATGAACAAGAGGGTTTGTGTGCAGATTGCAGCTGGCTCCTGGGTGACAGGCTGCCTCACGTCCCTGGTGGAAACTATGTCTGTGCTGCATCTGTCTCTCTGTGGAAATAACATTATCAATCATTTCATTTGTGAAATTCTGGCTGTCTTGAAACTGGTTTGTGTAGACACTTCCAAAGTGCAGTTAATCATGCTGGTGGTCAGCATACTTCTTCTTCCTATGCCGATGCTTCTAATTTGTATCTCTTATGCATTTATCCTTACCAACATCCTAAGAATCACCTCAGGGGAGGGTCGAAGCAAAGCCTTTTCGACGTGTGCAGCCCACCTAACTGTGGTGGTTTTGTTCTACGGGACGGCTCTCTCCATGTACTTGAAGCCCTCAGCTGTCAATTCacaagaaatagataaatttatgGCTTTGGTATATGCTGGATTAACTCCCATGTTGAATCCTATCATTTACAGTCTACGAAACAAAGAGGTGAAAGAGGCTGTGAAAAAATTGCTGATTAGACACCCTCTTTGTACTCTTCTCATTCACAGTAGCAAATAA